A single Oryctolagus cuniculus chromosome 18, mOryCun1.1, whole genome shotgun sequence DNA region contains:
- the LOC108175468 gene encoding transforming growth factor beta-1 proprotein-like yields the protein MSPSPMRRLLLLWLAVLMPGRLAAGMPSRSATDMELPKQQIEAVRAPVLPKVGLSRTLNKREVLPGPVPEDTLVQYNRRRDQVGRKSTEQKPQPKPLLAFFPKIFSMPMVDSNHEIYKKYKESRHSVYMFFNASELRQVVPEPVMLSHAELHLQVLRIQQEQHVELYQKDNNSWRYLRSRKLTPSDTDEWLSFEVTRIVRQWLRGGEEIEGFRLSTHCSCDNKNNVLQVDINGITTSRQGEQITIENKHRPYVILMATLPEHTYQLLSAQHG from the exons ATGTCGCCCTCCCCCATGCgacggctgctgctgctgtggctcgCAGTGTTGATGCCCGGCCGGCTGGCCGCGGGAATGCCCAGCCGCAGCGCCACCGACATGGAGCTGCCCAAACAGCAAATCGAGGCGGTCCGTGCCCCAGTCCTGCCCAAGGTGGGGCTGTCCCGCACCCTGAATAAGAGGGAGGTGCTGCCTGGTCCAGTGCCAGAGGACACGCTCGTCCAGTACAACAGAAGACGCGACCAGGTGGGCAGGAAGAGCACCGAGCAGAAGCCCCAGCCCAAGCCGCTGTTGGCCTTCTTCCCTAAGATCTTCTCCATGCCAATGGTGGACAGCAACCATG AAATctacaaaaaatacaaagaaagccGGCACAGCGTCTATATGTTCTTCAACGCGTCAGAGCTCCGGCAAGTAGTGCCCGAGCCGGTGATGCTGTCCCATGCAGAGCTGCACCTGCAAGTGCTCAGGATACAGCAGGAGCAGCACGTGGAGCTGTACCAG AAAGACAATAATTCCTGGCGCTACCTCAGGAGCCGGAAGCTGACACCCAGTGACACAGATGAGTGGTTGTCCTTCGAAGTCACCAGGATTGTGCGGCAGTGGCTGAGAGGTGGAG agGAAATAGAGGGTTTCCGCCTCAGCACCCACTGCTCCTGTGACAACAAAAATAATGTCCTCCAAGTGGACATCAACG GGATCACTACCAGCCGCCAAGGTGAGCAAATCACCATTGAGAACAAGCACCGCCCCTACGTGATCCTCATGGCCACTTTGCCAGAGCACACATACCAGCTACTCAGCGCCCAGCACGGCTGA
- the LOC138846441 gene encoding transforming growth factor beta-1 proprotein-like gives MSPSPMQWLLLLWLAVLMPGRLAAGMPSCSATDMELPKQQIEAVRAPVLPKVGLSRTLNKREVPPGPVPEDTLVQYNRRRDQVGRKSTEQKPQPQPVLDFLAKFFHMLMVDSNHEIYKKYKESRHSVYMFFNTSELRQAVPEPVMLYRAELRLQVLKLQQEQHVELYQKDNNSWRYLRSRKLTPSDTDEWLSFEVTRIVRQWLRGGEEIVGFRLSTHCSCDNKNNVLQVDINGITSSRQGEQITIENMHRPYLYFIATLPEEAQQLHSAQHS, from the exons ATGTCGCCCTCCCCCatgcaatggctgctgctgctgtggctcgCAGTGTTGATGCCCGGCCGGCTGGCCGCGGGAATGCCCAGCTGCAGCGCCACCGACATGGAGCTGCCCAAACAGCAAATCGAGGCGGTCCGTGCCCCAGTCCTGCCCAAGGTGGGGCTGTCCCGCACCCTGAATAAGAGGGAGGTGCCACCCGGTCCAGTGCCAGAGGACACGCTCGTCCAGTACAACAGAAGACGCGACCAGGTGGGCAGGAAGAGCACCGAGcagaagccccagccccagccggtaTTGGACTTCTTAGCTAAGTTCTTCCACATGCTAATGGTGGACAGCAACCACG AAATctacaaaaaatacaaagaaagccGGCACAGCGTCTATATGTTCTTCAACACATCAGAGCTCCGGCAAGCAGTGCCCGAGCCCGTGATGCTGTACCGGGCAGAGCTGCGCCTGCAAGTGCTCAAGTTACAGCAGGAGCAGCACGTGGAGCTGTACCAG AAAGACAACAATTCCTGGCGCTACCTCAGGAGCCGGAAGCTGACACCCAGTGACACAGATGAGTGGTTGTCCTTCGAAGTCACCAGGATTGTGCGGCAGTGGCTGAGAGGTGGAG agGAAATAGTGGGTTTCCGCCTCAGCACCCACTGCTCCTGTGACAACAAAAATAATGTCCTCCAAGTGGACATCAACG GGATCACTTCCAGCCGCCAAGGTGAGCAAATCACCATTGAGAACATGCACCGGCCCTACTTGTATTTCATCGCCACTTTGCCGGAGGAGGCCCAGCAGCTCCACAGCGCCCAGCACAGCTGA
- the LOC138843186 gene encoding transforming growth factor beta-1 proprotein-like isoform X2, whose amino-acid sequence MAPSGMRLLLPLLWLSVLGPGRPAAEMPDRNATDLELQQRQHLEAFRALLLSKLKTPSPEEEPTIPEPDDVDHSTREQNEEGLELLPRYFRKEVTRVPMLDSNHEIYKKYKDCGHSVYMLFNMSELRQAVPEPVLLSRVELRMQVLKLQQEQHVELYQKDSSDSWQYIKSRNLAPSDTDEWFSIVVTRVVRTWLSRGEETEGFRLSTHCSCDSTDDVLQLDINGISSGRRGNHAAAHSMNRPFLLLVATPLKRALKLYGTWDH is encoded by the exons ATGGCGCCCTCCGGGATGCgactgctgctgccgctgctgtggCTCTCAGTGTTGGGGCCCGGCCGCCCGGCCGCGGAAATGCCCGACCGCAACGCCACCGACCTGGAGCTGCAGCAAAGGCAGCACCTGGAGGCCTTCCGTGCCCTGCTCCTGTCCAAGCTGAAGACCCCCAGCCCGGAGGAGGAACCAACCATTCCGGAGCCTGACGACGTGGACCACAGCACCCGCGAACAGAACGAGGAGGGCCTTGAGCTGTTGCCCCGCTACTTCCGCAAGGAGGTCACCCGCGTGCCAATGCTGGACAGCAACCACG AAATctacaaaaaatacaaagattgCGGGCACAGCGTCTATATGCTCTTCAACATGTCAGAGCTCCGGCAAGCAGTGCCCGAGCCGGTGTTGCTGTCCCGGGTGGAGCTGCGCATGCAAGTGCTCAAGTTACAGCAGGAGCAGCACGTGGAGCTGTACCAG AAAGACAGCAGTGATTCCTGGCAATACATCAAGAGCCGGAATCTGGCACCCAGTGACACAGATGAGTGGTTTTCCATTGTTGTCACCAGAGTTGTGCGGACGTGGCTGAGCCGTGGAG agGAAACAGAGGGCTTCCGCCTCAGCACCCACTGCTCCTGTGACAGCACAGATGATGTCCTCCAACTGGACATCAACG GGATCAGTTCCGGCCGCCGAGGTAACCATGCCGCCGCTCATAGCATGAACCGGCCCTTCCTGCTCCTTGTGGCTACCCCCCTAAAGAGGGCACTGAAACTATATGGCACCTGGGACCACTGA